From a region of the Cyprinus carpio isolate SPL01 chromosome B21, ASM1834038v1, whole genome shotgun sequence genome:
- the LOC122141334 gene encoding uncharacterized protein LOC122141334 yields MSPLLFIVMTIAFAFLTHVFGLLFWICLPLDCFACILTKACDLTTSCDYHLDFFSRPFNKDPLMESTRPKSSLQNTSPGADPADVSQLLSTIEYQKDLLNGFQHQLLTLQASNEHLTRYIQSLPAPRPDPVRFALPDKFDGSPDNCTGFLRQCSIYFSNQPETYRQDHTKCSFIMTLLTGKALEWATAVWDHDTHVQQSYNYFTQLIRDVFQYPAGGMDAATQLTQLRQVNLALWNPCTLEELNYQLMNGEGDYSISSASTVVDQAIAVPTVLLNLLSTPLQVINVNRFWSSCKRDSSRFSEAVEHSHNQM; encoded by the exons ATGTCTCCTTTGCTGTTTATTGTTATGACCATTGCTTTTGCCTTTTTGACTCACGTTTTTGGAttactgttttggatttgtttgccatTGGACTGTTTTGCCTGTATTTTGACCAAAGCCTGTGACCTGACTACGAGTTGTGATTACCATTTGGATTTTTTCAGCAGACCATTTAATAAAGACCCGCTTATGGAATCTACACGGCCTAAGTCCTCCTTACAGAATACTTCGCCTGGCGCGGATCCAGCGGATGTCTCTCAACTTCTTTCTACCATTGAGTATCAAAAAGATCTGCTGAATGGTTTTCAACACCAGCTACTGACACTGCAAGCCAGCAACGAGCATTTAACACGGTACATTCAGTCTCTTCCTGCCCCAAGACCTGACCCGGTAAGATTTGCTTTACCTGATAAATTTGATGGCTCTCCTGATAACTGCACTGGTTTTCTACGTCAATGTTCTATCTATTTTTCAAACCAACCTGAAACATATCGCCAAGACCATACAAAGTGCTCTTTTATCATGACTTTGCTTACCGGGAAGGCTTTAGAGTGGGCTACAGCTGTTTGGGATCATGATACACATGTCCAGCAATCTTACAATTACTTCACCCAACTAATTCGTGATGTCTTTCAATATCCTGCTGGAGGCATGGATGCAGCAACTCAACTGACCCAGTTACGTCAAG TCAATCTAGCCCTATGGAACCCATGCACATTGGAAGAACTCAATTACCAGCTGATGAACGGAGAAGGAGATTACTCAATCAGCTCTGCTTCTACTGTGGTGGATCAGGCCATCGCTGTTCCAACTGTCCTGTTAAACCTGCTATCAACCCCTCTTCAAGTTATCAA CGTTAATAGATTCTGGAGCAGCTGCAAACGTGATTCATCAAGATTTAGTGAAGCAGTTGAACATTCCCACAATCAAATGTGA